Proteins co-encoded in one Terriglobales bacterium genomic window:
- a CDS encoding GtrA family protein, with translation MTQPNHDQRRMGHNQASFSSGLLTIDEPPPSASAKASLRTQIVRFGVVGAINTVVDLAILNLLIFITHTGQRGAMFALFKTVAFVCAVVNSYFMNRSWTFKRVETKNPMLEGSQFLFVSVLGAVVNVGSSWYVATYTRPFSGIEPKWWPSLAALVGTAVSLAFNFLGYKFWVFAHRKH, from the coding sequence ATGACACAGCCAAACCACGATCAACGACGAATGGGCCACAATCAGGCTAGTTTCTCTTCGGGCTTGCTTACGATAGACGAACCACCTCCTTCCGCATCAGCGAAGGCGTCCCTGCGCACCCAAATCGTGCGTTTTGGCGTCGTCGGCGCCATCAACACCGTCGTCGACCTCGCCATCCTCAACCTGCTCATCTTCATTACTCACACGGGACAGCGAGGAGCAATGTTTGCGCTCTTCAAAACAGTGGCATTCGTCTGCGCGGTAGTGAACAGTTACTTCATGAATCGCTCATGGACATTCAAACGAGTAGAAACCAAGAACCCAATGCTGGAAGGCTCTCAGTTCTTGTTCGTGAGTGTGCTCGGAGCTGTTGTGAACGTGGGCAGTTCGTGGTACGTGGCGACCTACACGCGTCCTTTTTCGGGAATCGAGCCAAAATGGTGGCCGTCACTAGCGGCGCTGGTGGGAACGGCGGTTTCCCTGGCGTTCAACTTTTTGGGATACAAGTTCTGGGTCTTCGCCCACAGAAAGCATTAA
- a CDS encoding helix-turn-helix domain-containing GNAT family N-acetyltransferase, with product MARTVLEQRVQAVRQFSRFYTRQLGVLNEKLLGSKYSLTEVRVLFELAQRESCRAKDIGQDLGLDAGYLSRIVNRFVRTRLVTRERSEVDARNMLLRLTTKGRAVFTSLDRQSSQQVAEMLTALPEAKQKKLVNALHQAEEAFAAEKTAELVVLRPHRPGDIGWVIHRHGALYAEEYGWDESFEALVAEVAAQFIKNFDPTRERCLIAELDGEAVGSIFLVKYTEEIAKLRLLLVEPLARGFGVGRKLIRECIDFARQSGYKKVTLWTQSCLLAARKLYREVGFKLVKEEPQSAFGADLVSEIWELEL from the coding sequence ATGGCAAGGACAGTGCTTGAACAGCGTGTACAAGCTGTACGCCAATTCAGCCGCTTCTACACACGCCAACTCGGCGTCCTCAACGAGAAACTGCTAGGCAGCAAATACTCGCTCACCGAGGTGCGAGTCCTCTTCGAATTGGCGCAGCGGGAAAGCTGCAGAGCTAAGGACATCGGCCAGGATCTTGGGCTCGATGCCGGTTATCTGAGCCGCATCGTGAACCGATTTGTCCGCACCAGGCTGGTAACGCGCGAGCGCTCCGAGGTCGATGCCAGAAACATGCTGCTTCGACTTACTACAAAAGGGCGAGCGGTCTTCACCTCTCTCGACAGGCAATCGAGTCAGCAAGTTGCTGAAATGCTAACCGCCCTACCCGAAGCTAAGCAGAAGAAGCTCGTGAACGCCCTGCATCAGGCAGAAGAAGCGTTTGCCGCTGAAAAGACCGCAGAGCTTGTAGTGCTCCGACCGCATCGGCCCGGAGACATCGGCTGGGTCATCCACCGGCATGGAGCTCTTTATGCCGAGGAATATGGGTGGGATGAAAGCTTCGAGGCGTTAGTAGCCGAAGTCGCCGCTCAGTTCATCAAGAACTTTGATCCCACTCGCGAACGTTGTTTGATCGCCGAACTGGACGGCGAAGCCGTCGGCTCGATTTTTCTCGTTAAGTACACGGAGGAGATTGCCAAGCTCAGACTGCTGCTGGTCGAACCGCTCGCGAGAGGGTTCGGTGTCGGTCGCAAGCTGATTCGGGAGTGCATCGATTTCGCGCGACAAAGCGGATACAAGAAAGTGACCCTCTGGACGCAGAGCTGTCTTCTTGCAGCAAGGAAGCTTTATCGCGAAGTGGGATTCAAGCTGGTGAAAGAGGAGCCGCAGAGCGCATTTGGAGCAGATCTTGTGAGCGAAATCTGGGAACTGGAGCTGTGA
- a CDS encoding M20/M25/M40 family metallo-hydrolase — MKPVHLLIVALLFSVTARTQTANLSPIEQKMVQTIDADKQPSIDLLRQLVEINSGTKNLEGVRAVGKVLMPRFEALGFKVRWVPMDEVQRAGTLVAEHPCPESGKCGKRVLLVGHMDTVFEKDSPFQHFQMIDDHTASGPGTDDMKGGLVVMLSALKALKDSGALDHAGIKVVLSGDEEAAGHPLEIARREMIHAAKNSDAGLEFEATARVDGVYYGSTSRRGSITWRIEANGRTGHSSGVFGPEMGYGAIYELTRILDSFRTQLPEQYLTYNVGLIVGGTTAQVNAQETGGEATGKPNIVSPTAIAIGDLRCISNEQVERVEGRMRSIVAQHLAKTDATINFYEAYPAQAPTPGNKALLKLLNQVNRSLGQPDMPELDPLKRGAGDSAFVAQHIPTLAGVGSSGSGDHSADEKIDLNSLPINSKRAALLIYRLGQLPPGGNLVDQVR; from the coding sequence GTGAAACCTGTTCATCTGCTCATCGTCGCTCTTCTCTTTTCTGTCACCGCCCGAACACAAACTGCGAATCTCAGTCCGATTGAACAAAAGATGGTTCAAACGATCGATGCGGACAAACAACCGTCGATCGATCTGCTCCGGCAATTAGTCGAAATCAATAGCGGCACTAAAAACCTTGAAGGCGTGCGTGCGGTCGGGAAAGTCCTGATGCCGCGCTTTGAAGCGCTGGGCTTCAAAGTGCGATGGGTCCCGATGGATGAAGTTCAGCGCGCCGGTACTCTGGTTGCCGAGCATCCTTGTCCTGAATCGGGAAAGTGCGGCAAACGCGTGCTACTGGTCGGGCACATGGATACGGTTTTTGAGAAAGACAGCCCCTTCCAGCACTTCCAAATGATCGACGACCATACCGCCTCCGGTCCGGGCACCGATGACATGAAGGGTGGTCTGGTCGTGATGCTGTCAGCGCTGAAAGCGCTCAAGGACTCCGGCGCGCTTGATCATGCCGGTATCAAAGTTGTCCTCAGCGGCGATGAAGAAGCTGCCGGGCATCCGCTGGAGATCGCTCGCCGCGAGATGATCCATGCGGCAAAGAACAGCGACGCGGGTCTGGAATTTGAAGCCACCGCTCGCGTGGACGGCGTCTATTACGGCAGCACAAGCCGGCGGGGAAGCATCACCTGGAGGATCGAAGCGAACGGCAGAACAGGTCATTCCTCCGGAGTCTTTGGTCCCGAAATGGGATACGGCGCGATCTACGAGCTCACGCGCATTCTCGACTCCTTCCGTACCCAGCTTCCCGAGCAGTATCTGACTTACAACGTAGGCCTGATTGTCGGAGGCACGACCGCGCAGGTAAACGCGCAGGAGACCGGGGGCGAGGCAACGGGCAAACCGAACATCGTTTCTCCCACGGCGATTGCGATTGGCGATCTTCGCTGCATTTCGAACGAGCAGGTGGAGCGAGTAGAAGGCAGGATGCGCTCGATTGTTGCCCAGCATCTGGCTAAAACAGATGCGACCATCAACTTCTATGAAGCATACCCAGCGCAAGCGCCGACGCCGGGAAACAAGGCGCTTCTCAAGTTACTCAACCAAGTGAACCGATCGCTGGGGCAGCCGGACATGCCAGAGCTCGATCCCCTCAAGCGCGGCGCTGGCGATAGCGCGTTCGTCGCGCAGCATATTCCTACACTGGCGGGTGTGGGCTCATCTGGTTCTGGAGACCATTCGGCTGACGAGAAGATCGACCTCAATTCGTTGCCTATTAACAGCAAACGTGCGGCATTGCTCATCTATCGCTTGGGCCAATTGCCTCCGGGTGGAAATCTGGTTGATCAGGTGAGGTAA